From the Thermodesulfovibrio thiophilus DSM 17215 genome, the window AATGGTGTTTATGGAATGGCTCTGAATCTTGAAGAGGATAACGTAGGTGCTATCCTTTTCGGTGAAGATAAACTTGTTAAAGAAGGTGATCTTGTAAAAAGGACAGGGAGAGTTATGGAAACCCCTGTTGGTGAGGAACTTATCGGAAGAGTAGTTAACGCAATCGGTATTCCAATTGATGGTAAAGGTCCAATTAATGCAAAGAACTTCAGAAAGGTTGATGTTATTGCTCCTGGTATTATTAAACGTCAACCAGTTAAAGAGCCACTTCAGACAGGTCTTAAGGCAATAGATGCGATGATTCCTATAGGTAGGGGACAGAGAGAGCTTGTTATTGGTGACAGACAGACTGGGAAAACAGCTATTTTGCTTGATACCATTATCAATCAGAAAGGTCAGAATTGTATATGTATATATGTTGCCTGTGGACAGAGGCGACAGAGTGTAGTGCAGGTCGTTGAAACATTGAAGAGATACGGTGCTATGGAGCATACAATAATTGTGGCAGCAACCGCATCCGAACCAGCATCCATGCAGTATCTGGCTCCATATGTTGGCTGTGCAATAGGTGAGTATTTTAGAGACAAGGGAATGCATGCATTGGTTTGTTATGATGACCTTACAAAACAGGCATATGCTTATAGACAGGTTTCATTGATTCTTAGAAGACCTCCAGGAAGAGAGGCATATCCTGGAGACGTATTCTATCTTCATTCAAGATTACTTGAGAGAGCAGCCAAGCTTTCGGATGCAGAAGGTGGTGGTTCACTTACAGCGCTCCCTGTAATTGAGACCCAGGCAGGTGACGTTTCTGGATATGTTCCAACAAATGTTATTTCCATCACTGACGGTCAGATATATCTTGAGCCAGAACTTTTTTATGCTGGTGTTCGTCCTGCAATTAACGTAGGTCTTTCTGTTTCACGTGTTGGCGGTGCTGCTCAGATTAAAGCGATGAAGCAGGTTGCTGGAATGTTACGTTTAGATCTTGCTCAGTATAGAGAACTTGCCTCATTTGCTCAGTTTGCAGCAGACCTTGATAAAACAACAAGGGGACTTCTTGAAAGAGGTCAGAGAATGGTGGAGCTTCTCAAACAGGATCAATACGTACCAATGCCTGTTGAAGATCAGATTATGTTGATTTTTGCAGGAACACAGGGTCATCTTGATGATTTACCTGTTTCAGCAATTAAATCTTTTGAGCAGGGATTCTTAAGTTTTATAAGAAGCCAGAAGGAAGACCTCAGGAAGGAAATTAGAGAAAAGAAAGAGCTCGATGATACTCTTAGACAGAGAATTACCGATACTATCTTAGAGTTTAAAAAGACTTTTCAGGCTTAAATAAAATCTGAAGTTAGGGAGCTGTTAAATGCCAACATTAAGAGATATCAGAAAACAAATAAAAGCAATACAGGGAACAAAAAAGATTACCTCTGCCATGAAGATGGTGGCAGCAGCCAAGCTTCGTAAAGTACAGGATAGCATGCTCAGATACAGACCATATTCTACGAAGATGCAGCAGATTTTAGCAGATCTTTCTGGAGCAGTTGAGACAAGAGGTGATCTTCCGCCATTGCTTTTAAGAAGGCCTATAAAAAATGTGGAAGTTATGGTTATTACGTCTGATAAAGGACTCTGCGGAGCTTTTAATACAAATATATTGAGATATACAACAAAAGAAATAGATCGACTGAAAAAAGAAGGATTTAATGTTACAATTTCAGTTGTTGGTAGAAAAGCGAGGGATTATTTTAAAAGAAGAGAAGTTCCTCTTAAAAATATATGGACGGGGATTTCGGGAAAACTTCAATATACTCACGCACAGATGATAGCTCAGGAGATGATTAATTCATATATTGATGAGATGATTGATGAGGTTTTGGTTATATATAATGAGTTTAAATCTGTAATCTCTCAACGAGTTGTAATTAATAGAATTTTACCTGTTGGTAAAATCTCTTCTGAATCATCTGAACAGCAGGGGTTTTTCCCATTTACATATGAGCCTGCTGCGCCAGAATTATTTGCAATGCTTCTACCCATTTATATAGAAATTCAGATTTATCGTGCTCTTTTGGAATCTCAGGCAGCAGAAGAAGCTGCAAGAATGACAGCAATGGATAACGCAACGAAGAACTGTGATGAGTTGATAAGAAAGACAACTCTTCTTGCTAACAAAGTAAGACAGGCATCTATTACAACAGAACTTATGGACATAGTAGGTGGTGTTGAAGCTTTAAAACAAGGTGAATAAAATTAAGAGAATAAAAGGAGGTTTAAAAGTATGAATGTAGGTAAAGTAGTACAAGTTATAGGAACTGTTGTTGATTGCGAGTTTGAAGGTCAGGTCCCAGAAGTTCTAAATGCTCTAAAGATAGATGAACCTGGTGATCCATCTAAAGGTATGCCAGATATTCATCTTACTCTTGAAGTTGCAATGCATCTTGGTGATAACAGAATTAGAACAATCGCCATGGGTTCAACAGATGGACTTGTTAGAGGGATGAAAGTTGTTGATACCGGTGCACCAATTACTGTTCCAGTTGGCAAGCCTGTTCTTGGAAGAATTATGAATGTTATTGGTGAGGCTGTTGATGAAATGGGTCCAATTCAGGCAGAAGATAATTATCCAATTCATATTTCAGCTCCTGAATTCACTGAACAGTCACCAACCACACAGCAGTTTGAAACCGGCGTTAAAGTTTTTGATCTTCTCGTTCCTTTTGTTAGAGGTGGTAAAATGGGAATGTTTGGTGGTGCCGGAGTTGGTAAGACAGTTATTATTATGGAAATGATTCATAACATAGCAATGAAACATGGTGGTGTTTCAGTTTTTGCAGGTGTTGGAGAGAGAACTCGTGAAGGAAACGATCTCTATCTTGAAATGAAACATTCTGGAGTTTTACCGCAGGTTGCCCTTGTTTATGGGCAGATGAATGAACCTCCTGGTGTTAGAGCTAGAATTGCTTTAACAGCCCTAACAGTGGCCGAATATTTCAGGGATCAGGGTCAGGATGTTCTGATATTTATAGATAATATTTTTAGATACACTCTTGCAGGTTCTGAAGTTTCAGCTCTTCTTGGAAGAATGCCATCTGCAGTTGGTTATCAGCCAACTCTTTCTACTGAGATGGGTGCATTACAGGAAAGAATTACAACTACAGCAAAAGGTTCTATTACATCAATGCAGGCAATATATGTTCCTGCTGATGACCTGACAGACCCTGCAGTTGCCGCAGTTTTTGCGCATCTTGATGGCACAGTTGTTTTGTCAAGACAGATTGCAGAGCTTGGAATTTATCCTGCTGTTGACCCTCTTGATTCTACAAGCCGAATTCTTGACCCGAGAATTATTGGAGAGGAGCATTATCAGGTTGCAAGAGGTGTTCAAGCAGTGCTACAGAGATATAAAGAATTGCAGGATATTATAGCAATTCTTGGAATTGAAGAACTGTCAGAAGATGATAAATTAACAGTTGCAAGAGCGAGGAAGCTACAAAGATTTCTCAGTCAACCATTTGCTGTTGCAGAAACATTCACTGGAACACCAGGGAAATATGTAAAACTTGATGAAACAATAAAAGGCTTCAAGGCCATTCTTGATGGACATTATGATGATTTGCCTGAACAGGCATTTTATATGGTTGGTCCAATTGAAGAAGTTGAAGAGAAAGCGAAGAAGATGGGATATACAAGACAGGTTTAATTAAAAGGAGTGTATGGAATGGAAAACAAATTGAAGTTGGAAGTTATAACTCCTTATGGGGAATTAATAAACGAAGATGTTGATGAAGTCTATACCACAGGAGCCGAAGGTGACTTTGGAGTTTTGCCTGGACATTGTCCTTTCTTAACTGCCATAAGAATTGGTTCACTTTCATACAAAAAGGAAGGACAGACTTATTATCTTTTTGTTAATCGAGGATATTGTGAAGTACTAAATGACAGGGTTCTTGTACTGGTCGGCAGTGCGGAGAGAGTAGAAGAAATTGATGTGGAAAGAGCAAAAGCAGCACTGGCACGTGCCGAGGAAAAAATTCGTAAGGCTCAAGCTGGCGAAGCAGATATTGACCTTGCAAGAGCTCAGGCAGCACTTGAAAGAGCAACAATAAGGGTTCAATTGGCAACTAAGCTGATTCCAAAATAATAAAAAAGTGGGGAGATTTATTGCTCCCCACTTTTTTACAATGATAAGAATTATATTCCTTTTTATTTTTCCAGTTTGTTTATTTTATGGCTATATTTAGTCATAGTCTTAAAATTTTTTGACTTTTTAAGTCAAAGTATAATTGAAATAATCACAATTAGTAGTAATCCCGTTTTTATTTAAAAATTTAAAATAAAAAGATTCTTGATATTAACCGAAATGTTTTGTTAATTTACTATTATAGAGATACAAATCTAACCTAGCTTCAAGAAAATCATATCAAAATATAATCTAAAAAAGATGCGGAGGTGTTATCATGGTAAAAGAAAGTGAAGTAATTGAGGTCAATATTGAAGCAAGAGTCCAGAAATTATTTTTAAATGCAATTGAATTGCTGGGTGGTCTAAAGCAATTATGTGACTACAGATCTCTGACATGGTTACCTGCACTTGCAAGGGCAGCTTATGCAGTGGTATTGAAAGAAGAATATAATAAAACAGATGATGAAATAGCTCAAGAAGTTGGACTTTCAAAACAGTCTGTCAGAAATATACTGCAATCCAATCCTGAATTAGTAAAAGAAAAGATAAAAAAAATAAAAGATTTTATGGAAGAAGAAGGAAAAGAGTTGAGAGGACATATCGCAGGAGCTATCGTTAAACTTGCTTATAATCTAAGCAAAGAAGACAGTTAATAGTTTAATTGAGAATGATCGAGAGCTGGCTTCGGAGGTGGACAGTGGAAAGAATGGACTTTGAGAAACCACAGGTCATTGAAGAGAGCATAATAAAAAGCAGAGAAGCATTAAAAAAATCTCCTGAATTAAAAGGACTTCCAACTGGAGTTGAAGGACTTGATGACCTTTTCTTTATTACGGAAATAAAAGATAAAAAAATTATCAAAAAACCACTTGGTGGAATACCCTCTTTAAGTGTGATAAACATTACAGGATCTTCTGATACAGGTAAGACTCTGTTAGTTGAACAATTTACAATCAAACAGGCAGAACTTGGTAGCAATATAGCATTTATAACTGTAGAAACACCATCAGCTTTTGTTGCAACATCTCTTAATGAGAGAGCAAGTGCAATGGGAATTAAATTTTCAGATATAGAAGACCGTATTATATTAATAGATGCTGCTTCTCATACTATGTTGCGTGAAAATACTCCTAATCTTTTAGCAACTCTGGCATATGTGATAAAAAAATATAACACAACTATTACTGTTATTGATTCAGTAACTGGATTTTATGAACACAGGGAAATGCTCGCGAGAACAATAATAAGACAAATTTATAATTTTTTAAAAAAATGGTATCAGACTGCTCTTATTGTCTCACAAAAACGATCTGGACATGAAGAGCTCACTGCTGAGGCAGCAGGTGGTTATGCTGTGGGGCATATTGTTGATGGTACAATGGTGCTTGCAAAAGAGCTCATAATGTCTCAATATAGTTCGAAGGTTTTTGGTAAACCTCTGGGAGAGATAGTAAGGCTTTTTCGAATAGATGGTTGCAGGCTTTGCGGGCATGATACCAGAACACATTTTCTTGAAATCAGTGATACAGGTCTTATAAAAGTAGGTCCTATTTTAGTGAATAAATGGTAAAAATATTATCACTGTTTCATTCTATCTATATCAATTTTCGTAAAATCGAGATATTAAAGAGTGGTAAACTGAAAAAATTCTGGTTATATATTTAATATTAAAACATTTCATAATCTTGAACAGTTTTTAGTTGTTAAAATTAATATTTATTTTAATAAAATTTATTGCATGAATTGACTTTGAGCATGTGAGAAGAGTATTATTTTTTATGAATAAACATGTTGCTTTTATATACGACGATATTTTTTTGAAACACGAAACTCCGGAAGGGCATCCTGAAGCAAAGGAAAGACTGATTGCGATTGTCAATCATCTTAAAAGTGAAGGAATATGGGACAAATTAATACATGTAAAACCAAGAAAAGCAACAGAAGACAACCTTCTTCTGGTTCATGAATTCGACTATATTGAAAAAATAAAAAACTTACCTCCTGGATATATAGATCCAGATACTTATATATGTGAACATACTTATGAAGTAGCTTGTTATTCGGTTGGTGCTGTTTTAGAGGCTGTTGATGGTGTAATTAATAAAAAATTTGATAGAGCTTTTTGTGCTGTAAGACCGCCAGGGCATCATGCAGAGATTGATAGTGCAATGGGTTTTTGTATTTTTAACAATATTTCAGTTGGTGCGGCTTATGCTAAAAAAAAGGGATTTAGAAAAATTTTTATTGCTGATATAGATGCGCATCATGGTAATGGAACACAGCATATTTTTGAAGATGACTGTTCTGTTTTTTATTTCAGTTCTCATCAATTTCCTTTTTATCCAGGAACAGGAAGAGAACTTGAAAGAGGAAAAGATGCAGGAGAAGGTTGTACCTATAATATTCAGTTAAGAGCTGGTTCCGGGACAAAAGAGTATTTAATGGTGTTTCAGGATATTCTTCCTCAGAAAATAAGAGAAGTTAAACCAGACTTAATCCTTGTCTCTGCTGGATATGATATGCATCAGGATGATCCGCAGAGCTATATAAATGTTACAACAGAAGGTGTGAGAAGTGTGATAAGAAGTATTTTATTGGCTTCATATGTTCCAAAAATATTTGTTCTGGAGGGTGGTTATAACCCTCCAGTTTTAGCAGAGTGTGTCAAGATAACTCTTGAGGAAATGTTAGATTAATCTTTCCATAGAAATAATCCTGTATCACTATCAAATCCTCTCTCAAAACTAATTCCTTCAAATTCAATTATTTCGAATTCAAAAGCAAAAATTTTAGCTTCAGAAAGATGTCCACCAATACATGTAAAATCATCTTTTGACAGGACAATATGAAGATGCATAAATGGTTCGTTATCTTTTATTGAAATATTGCCTTTGAGGGATAAAATTTCCATGGCTTCATTAAACTCTTTGGCTATATATTTTCGTTCAGTCTGGTTATAATAGCCAATTTTGGCAAAGCTCACAGCACCAATTCCGGTTATAATACCTGAAGTTATCGAGTTATCTTTTAAAAAACTGCTAAGTCCGGATATTATTTCATCACCTTTACATAGCCTGCCCTGTATAATTCTTTTTACATTAAAATTTTTAATCATTTTTTACTCCTTTAAAATCTTTATACTTTCATAATGAATAGATTAAGTTTATTCCTCTTAAAAAATTAGAATTTTATTTTTCATTGTTCGATTGAAGTCTCTCTACAAGTATATCTAATGAGTGTTTGACCTGAATGTCCAGTCCCTCCTTATCAACTCCTCCTCTTATCTGCATTACACAGCCTGGACAGTCAGTGCACACAAGTTTTACTCCTGTTTTTTTAATATTTTCAAGTTTTCTTTTCAAAATGATTCCTGATATTTCTGGAAATTTTAATGAATAAGAACCTCCCATGCCACAGCATGTATCTGATTCAAACATCTCTATCAGTTTAAGCCCTGAGGATTGTAGACTCTCTCGTGGTTCCATATAAATGTTTAGACTTCTTATTAAATGACACGGATCATGATATGTAAATGTTTGTTCATTTGATTTTTTAAAGTTGATTTTACCTTCTTTTATCAGTTTATTTATTAGCGCTGATGCATCAATAGCTTTTGTAGAGACTTCCTGTGCTTTTTTGATTACATCCTCTTTATAATCCTGATCTATTAGATCTTTTATAAACTGTTTTTTCAGGGCAACAGTACAGGTTGGACAGGCAGAAACAATATATTCAGCGTTAAGACTTAACAGTGCTTCAACATTTTGTTTTGAATTGTTTGCCGCAACGTCCATAACTCCAGAATACCTTGCTGGAGCACCACAGCAGGTCTGTTCTTCTGGGAATAAAACTTCGATACCAGCAGTATTTAAAAGCTTTACCAGAGCTTCACCTATTTCAGGATAGGCAAAGTCGATAAGACAGCCTGCATAGAATAAAGCTTTTCTATCTGATTTTGGTTGTTTGATATTTTTAAATCTATCTCTGAATGCAACATCAGCAATAGCAGGAAGACTTCTCTGTTCTGTAAGTTCTGAAAGAAAGAATGGCAGATGCCTGATAAATCCCTGTTTTTCAAAGGGTTTCTGAAGTTTTGATGCAGTCCTGAGTATTGTATGAAAAAGTTTTCTGTTATTAACAACTGAATATATTGCTTTTGTTTTGAAGTTTAATCCTTCTTCTTTTGCAAGTTTTTTCCTGAGTTCCAGAATTAAATCAGGAATGTTTATTTTGCCTGGACAGACCTTTACACAATTTCCACATTGAATACAGAGCCCCTGAATATCTTTAGAAGCTTTCAGACCTTCTGTCCATGCAGTAAGGATTGTTCCTATTCCACCAGTATAAACCCTTCCAAATACATGTCCTCCTATTATTCTGAAAACAGGGCATACATTAAGGCATGAAGCACAGCGTATACATTGAAATGTCTGTTTAAAAAGCGGGTCTTTTGCTAACTTGCTGCGATTATTATCAAAAAGAATTATATGGAGCTCTTTTTTTGAACCATCTGTATGTTCGGTCTGTGCATTGACAAAGGATACATAACTGGTTATTATCTGAACAGTTGCGCTTCTTGCCAATGTTCTTAAAATTGGGAAAGTATCTTCGATCTTTGCAACCAGTTTTTCAACCCCAACAACAGCAACATGAATTTTAGGTAAGGCCATTGTAAGACGGGCATTTCCTTCATTTGTACATACAACAAGTGTTCCTGTTTCAGCAATGGCAATGTTCGCACCTGTAATTCCCATATCTGCTGTCATAAATTTTCTGCGCAGATGCTTTCTTGCAAATTTAACCATTCTGGAGATGTCAGGCTCAATTGGTTCAACCTTTTTTGTGAATATGTCTGAAACATCATGTCTTGTTAAATGGATAGCTGGTAAAACCATATGCGAAGGTCGTTGTCCTGCAAGTTGAATTATCCATTCTCCAAGGTCTGTTTCATTAACTTCAATGCCTGCTTCTTGTAAATATTTATTTAAATGAATCTCTTCAGTTGCCATTGATTTTGATTTAACAACGCTTTTTACATTGTTCTTCTTTGCAAGTTCAATTATGTAATTTCTTACTTCATCAGGATTTTGTGTAAAGAAAACCTTTGCTCCATTGTCAGTAGCTGATTTAATAAACTGATTAACTAATTCATCAAGATGGTCGGCTGTATAGGATTTGCTTGATACAATTTGCTCTCGTAATGCTTCAAAATCAAGTCCCTCGTAAATCTTTTTTCTGCTTATAACATAAGCTTCTGAAAAGCGCGTTAATGCTCCAGAAAGATTGGCATTTGTTAAAGCCTTCTGTATTTCTTCTTTTATCATAATATATAGTTTCCTCCTAAAAGTTTTCTACACAAAGAATAATTACTCTCTCAGGCCCGTGCACTCCTATGGTGAGCACTCTTTCTATATCTGCTGTTCTGCTAGGACCACTAATTACAGTCATATATGGAATAGCTTTAATGTCAATTTTTTTCATCAGTGATTCCATATCAGGTAAAATGTTATTACATGGAAGAATAGCGATGTGAATTTCAGTCAAACTTGAACAGAGTCTTTTTGTAAGAGTATCAGATATCTCAACTATACTGCCTGTTTCCGCAATTCCAAAATTGACCTGATTTATTCCAATTTTAGCTGAGTTGGCAGAATTGGGATTAATATCAAACTCAATTTGAGGGAGTTCCTTTTTCAAAGAATCTAAATCTATGCCTTCAAGAAATTCGGAATAACACCATACAACAGATTTGGAAACTTCATCAGATATGTTCTGTTTTATAAAATCTTTTATAAAATTAAGCACATCTGTCTTATTGTTAAATGAGTAGACTTCAGCATTTACTACTTCTGCCTTTTGTTTAAAAAGCTTAAACATTTTCTTTCTCCTCAGATTTGTATGATTGTGCTAATAAATTGACTGTATGTAAAACCTTACAGCTATTATCCCATCTGTGGATGCTTTCAAAAAGTTGCATCATACAGGCAGGACATCCAGTACATACAACATCTGCCTGTGTCTGTTTTATGTCTTCAGCTTTTGATTGAGCAATTTTTAATGCTGTATCTGGATGAGTAAGATGGTAACTGCCTCCGCTTCCACAGCACATATCAGGTTTTTTCATTTCAATCAGAGTTATTCCGGGAATCATTTTTAGAAGTTGCCTTGGTTCATTAAATACTTTCATTGATTTTTTTAGATGACATGAATCATGATAAGTGACTTTGAGGTTAAGCTCACCTTTTGGTGGTTCGAATTTAATAATTTTCAAAAGAAATGTTGATATATCATAAACTTTATCAGTCCATTTTTTCGCTTTTTCTTCGTAAGCGGTATCACCTTCCAGAATAATGGGATATTCATGTTTTAATGCACTTCCACAGGATCCACAGACTGTGATTATATAGCCTGCATTAACTTTTTCAAAGATATCAATATTTTTTTTAGCCAGCTCTCTGGCTGTATCTATATCTCCATGAACCATCACAGGCATTCCACAGCAGTTTTGCTTTCTGGGAGTGATTACTCGTACTTTATTTTTTTTAAGAACATAGATGAGGTCATTTCCAACTTCAGGATAAAAGTAGTTTACAGAGCAGCCTGTAAAGAATATTGCTGTTGCTTGTGCA encodes:
- the atpG gene encoding ATP synthase F1 subunit gamma, coding for MPTLRDIRKQIKAIQGTKKITSAMKMVAAAKLRKVQDSMLRYRPYSTKMQQILADLSGAVETRGDLPPLLLRRPIKNVEVMVITSDKGLCGAFNTNILRYTTKEIDRLKKEGFNVTISVVGRKARDYFKRREVPLKNIWTGISGKLQYTHAQMIAQEMINSYIDEMIDEVLVIYNEFKSVISQRVVINRILPVGKISSESSEQQGFFPFTYEPAAPELFAMLLPIYIEIQIYRALLESQAAEEAARMTAMDNATKNCDELIRKTTLLANKVRQASITTELMDIVGGVEALKQGE
- a CDS encoding PPC domain-containing DNA-binding protein, translating into MIKNFNVKRIIQGRLCKGDEIISGLSSFLKDNSITSGIITGIGAVSFAKIGYYNQTERKYIAKEFNEAMEILSLKGNISIKDNEPFMHLHIVLSKDDFTCIGGHLSEAKIFAFEFEIIEFEGISFERGFDSDTGLFLWKD
- the atpD gene encoding F0F1 ATP synthase subunit beta; its protein translation is MNVGKVVQVIGTVVDCEFEGQVPEVLNALKIDEPGDPSKGMPDIHLTLEVAMHLGDNRIRTIAMGSTDGLVRGMKVVDTGAPITVPVGKPVLGRIMNVIGEAVDEMGPIQAEDNYPIHISAPEFTEQSPTTQQFETGVKVFDLLVPFVRGGKMGMFGGAGVGKTVIIMEMIHNIAMKHGGVSVFAGVGERTREGNDLYLEMKHSGVLPQVALVYGQMNEPPGVRARIALTALTVAEYFRDQGQDVLIFIDNIFRYTLAGSEVSALLGRMPSAVGYQPTLSTEMGALQERITTTAKGSITSMQAIYVPADDLTDPAVAAVFAHLDGTVVLSRQIAELGIYPAVDPLDSTSRILDPRIIGEEHYQVARGVQAVLQRYKELQDIIAILGIEELSEDDKLTVARARKLQRFLSQPFAVAETFTGTPGKYVKLDETIKGFKAILDGHYDDLPEQAFYMVGPIEEVEEKAKKMGYTRQV
- a CDS encoding F0F1 ATP synthase subunit epsilon, which translates into the protein MENKLKLEVITPYGELINEDVDEVYTTGAEGDFGVLPGHCPFLTAIRIGSLSYKKEGQTYYLFVNRGYCEVLNDRVLVLVGSAERVEEIDVERAKAALARAEEKIRKAQAGEADIDLARAQAALERATIRVQLATKLIPK
- the atpA gene encoding F0F1 ATP synthase subunit alpha, whose amino-acid sequence is MELKMEEISEYLKKQIADFEKKADVSEVGIVTSIGDGVARIYGLDNCMASEMLELPNGVYGMALNLEEDNVGAILFGEDKLVKEGDLVKRTGRVMETPVGEELIGRVVNAIGIPIDGKGPINAKNFRKVDVIAPGIIKRQPVKEPLQTGLKAIDAMIPIGRGQRELVIGDRQTGKTAILLDTIINQKGQNCICIYVACGQRRQSVVQVVETLKRYGAMEHTIIVAATASEPASMQYLAPYVGCAIGEYFRDKGMHALVCYDDLTKQAYAYRQVSLILRRPPGREAYPGDVFYLHSRLLERAAKLSDAEGGGSLTALPVIETQAGDVSGYVPTNVISITDGQIYLEPELFYAGVRPAINVGLSVSRVGGAAQIKAMKQVAGMLRLDLAQYRELASFAQFAADLDKTTRGLLERGQRMVELLKQDQYVPMPVEDQIMLIFAGTQGHLDDLPVSAIKSFEQGFLSFIRSQKEDLRKEIREKKELDDTLRQRITDTILEFKKTFQA
- a CDS encoding (Fe-S)-binding protein, giving the protein MTAKTVFDDVETLKKELIRCMKCGNCMSVCPVYGVEEKESSVARGKIALGEAILDDKIDIDDETLVKLIFNCLVCKSCMLACPSGVRYDRIILGLRATIAKKKGLPFIKKVLFGLLKNPELFDKGMKAFATMQGLFLKHEEQKVRAPRGLLRQFGKRFDEEFLLPEISKESFRDTVQELEDVEDAQATAIFFTGCSVNYFYPEVGNDLIYVLKKNKVRVITPRKQNCCGMPVMVHGDIDTARELAKKNIDIFEKVNAGYIITVCGSCGSALKHEYPIILEGDTAYEEKAKKWTDKVYDISTFLLKIIKFEPPKGELNLKVTYHDSCHLKKSMKVFNEPRQLLKMIPGITLIEMKKPDMCCGSGGSYHLTHPDTALKIAQSKAEDIKQTQADVVCTGCPACMMQLFESIHRWDNSCKVLHTVNLLAQSYKSEEKENV
- a CDS encoding KaiC domain-containing protein, giving the protein MDFEKPQVIEESIIKSREALKKSPELKGLPTGVEGLDDLFFITEIKDKKIIKKPLGGIPSLSVINITGSSDTGKTLLVEQFTIKQAELGSNIAFITVETPSAFVATSLNERASAMGIKFSDIEDRIILIDAASHTMLRENTPNLLATLAYVIKKYNTTITVIDSVTGFYEHREMLARTIIRQIYNFLKKWYQTALIVSQKRSGHEELTAEAAGGYAVGHIVDGTMVLAKELIMSQYSSKVFGKPLGEIVRLFRIDGCRLCGHDTRTHFLEISDTGLIKVGPILVNKW
- the ldhH gene encoding L-lactate dehydrogenase (quinone) large subunit LdhH, producing MIKEEIQKALTNANLSGALTRFSEAYVISRKKIYEGLDFEALREQIVSSKSYTADHLDELVNQFIKSATDNGAKVFFTQNPDEVRNYIIELAKKNNVKSVVKSKSMATEEIHLNKYLQEAGIEVNETDLGEWIIQLAGQRPSHMVLPAIHLTRHDVSDIFTKKVEPIEPDISRMVKFARKHLRRKFMTADMGITGANIAIAETGTLVVCTNEGNARLTMALPKIHVAVVGVEKLVAKIEDTFPILRTLARSATVQIITSYVSFVNAQTEHTDGSKKELHIILFDNNRSKLAKDPLFKQTFQCIRCASCLNVCPVFRIIGGHVFGRVYTGGIGTILTAWTEGLKASKDIQGLCIQCGNCVKVCPGKINIPDLILELRKKLAKEEGLNFKTKAIYSVVNNRKLFHTILRTASKLQKPFEKQGFIRHLPFFLSELTEQRSLPAIADVAFRDRFKNIKQPKSDRKALFYAGCLIDFAYPEIGEALVKLLNTAGIEVLFPEEQTCCGAPARYSGVMDVAANNSKQNVEALLSLNAEYIVSACPTCTVALKKQFIKDLIDQDYKEDVIKKAQEVSTKAIDASALINKLIKEGKINFKKSNEQTFTYHDPCHLIRSLNIYMEPRESLQSSGLKLIEMFESDTCCGMGGSYSLKFPEISGIILKRKLENIKKTGVKLVCTDCPGCVMQIRGGVDKEGLDIQVKHSLDILVERLQSNNEK
- a CDS encoding bacterio-opsin activator encodes the protein MVKESEVIEVNIEARVQKLFLNAIELLGGLKQLCDYRSLTWLPALARAAYAVVLKEEYNKTDDEIAQEVGLSKQSVRNILQSNPELVKEKIKKIKDFMEEEGKELRGHIAGAIVKLAYNLSKEDS
- a CDS encoding LutC/YkgG family protein; protein product: MFKLFKQKAEVVNAEVYSFNNKTDVLNFIKDFIKQNISDEVSKSVVWCYSEFLEGIDLDSLKKELPQIEFDINPNSANSAKIGINQVNFGIAETGSIVEISDTLTKRLCSSLTEIHIAILPCNNILPDMESLMKKIDIKAIPYMTVISGPSRTADIERVLTIGVHGPERVIILCVENF
- a CDS encoding histone deacetylase, translating into MNKHVAFIYDDIFLKHETPEGHPEAKERLIAIVNHLKSEGIWDKLIHVKPRKATEDNLLLVHEFDYIEKIKNLPPGYIDPDTYICEHTYEVACYSVGAVLEAVDGVINKKFDRAFCAVRPPGHHAEIDSAMGFCIFNNISVGAAYAKKKGFRKIFIADIDAHHGNGTQHIFEDDCSVFYFSSHQFPFYPGTGRELERGKDAGEGCTYNIQLRAGSGTKEYLMVFQDILPQKIREVKPDLILVSAGYDMHQDDPQSYINVTTEGVRSVIRSILLASYVPKIFVLEGGYNPPVLAECVKITLEEMLD